The Setaria italica strain Yugu1 chromosome IX, Setaria_italica_v2.0, whole genome shotgun sequence genome has a window encoding:
- the LOC101776209 gene encoding uncharacterized protein LOC101776209 isoform X3, whose amino-acid sequence MEFAGAVSFVLLGTFHLVKIRFDPSTQIFPLNMYVIFNLPLCFGTHTLYPVLETAFHLICSTSQDTPWATCVDGSRNSAPSQYKQDPRLNQIRHANEATSRTKGIVEPDYSDKLKVPRFSGGTYSKPEARVKLIPVEDITYAKHKKPYGRTVGSAALQKRHCRRSVTPPPNSRKVSLVGSKSLTQSPKTSASSYDSCLPRKRPETAETRHPFARGHISSSVTPQITSLKDPASPSCKSSQPLSTNWNTDATPRNLDRMDGTKALARSSSSSILHSQGQSSQKLSAMVNPVSPSPKQMRAPHPSGDPVCTKAGPSSKSLCTPESGKLCSRNINLTPRSAGAPGLQAPIVEPALLSPTSVLSERPIEVYPDTRTAAPVVQEPSVKPVLPSTIPVHNESSTECDNIPPIHSPQYIAPAQHGALLQERNSGASINCSRSSGTPVILHTKLHKKHDQPEALWKGNFHVTGELIHTCDGLEAHFPLEVCVRVYEASKNMPEILNLEAIPLSQLWPKQFKMEPPDGGDIGLWFVSSHERFIYYRPHRSFDHLLEKVASHTGLLTKVGDTELAIFSSLLLSPNYQRKNGELYFWGVFGKRIRKKRCQPSNHIKNVKISNPSQSNEDSCNKYEEVGARLNVTKGKGTENNESDIGITLGARGNPTDVTENKERGRDNYEGIAKLLDLTGGKETDRVNDCMAVVGTPDSNPASSCSAPAASLLNGCCSHDSANKSIFSLEDSACQPAYRSSASSDLMLDIPPGFSLDVPPGVTKAHCRLPIEAAAVSGANAPPSLILDTPPGFPTDIPPGFTEAHRRLPAGPATRACTPGTEKKPLIRFSLNVTRPVKMEVPPGFTALHEVKKEPVLPAADKATEKQTLYSFASAACSMEKAGKEDEMEIMDNEVKVEHDDNSEEREVPKIRRLSDLYRGPSDITEFPEHAFLPDKFQEQAPNKQMHQRKRGRRASPEPSPADITTGRPNVNGRIALNDSAGQGNGKVRCVCASSEGRAALPTRASGDHPDSKSISCRCVVCSEEFPSQ is encoded by the exons ATGGAATTTGCTGGTGCAGTATCGTTTGTCCTACTAGGTACTTTTCACCTCGTCAAAATTAGATTTGATCCTAGTACACAAATATTTCCTCTGAATATGTATGTTATCTTTAATCTTCCATTATGCTTCGGAACACATACACTCTATCCTGTACTTGAAACAGCTTTCCATTTGATTTGCTCTACTTCTCAGGACACACCTTGGGCAACATGTGTTGATGGTTCAAGAAACAGTGCCCCCTCTCAGTACAAACAAGATCCAAG ACTTAATCAAATTCGTCATGCTAATGAGGCAACGTCCAGAACCAAGGGAATTGTAGAACCAGACTATTCAGATAAGCTCAAGGTGCCTAGATTTTCTGGTGGTACATATTCAAAGCCTGAGGCAAGAGTGAAGTTGATTCCCGTGGAAGATATTACCTACGCAAAACATAAGAAGCCATACGGTAGAACTGTTGGCTCAGCTGCGTTACAGAAAAGACATTGCAGACGAAGTGTTACACCACCACCAAATTCACGTAAAGTATCTCTTGTGGGATCCAAATCACTCACTCAAAGTCCTAAGACATCAGCATCATCCTATGACTCGTGTTTACCCCGTAAAAGACCTGAGACAGCTGAAACTAGGCACCCATTTGCTAGGGGGCACATAAGTAGCTCTGTCACCCCCCAAATTACTTCTCTGAAGGACCCTGCATCGCCCAGTTGCAAATCTTCACAacctttgagtactaattggAATACTGATGCTACTCCTAGAAATCTAGACAGAATGGACGGTACAAAAGCACTTGCCAGGAGCTCCAGTTCGAGTATTTTGCATTCTCAAGGCCAGAGCAGCCAAAAACTATCAGCAATGGTAAATCCTGTGTCTCCTAGTCCCAAGCAAATGCGTGCTCCGCATCCAAGTGGGGATCCTGTGTGTACGAAGGCAGGACCTTCTTCTAAGAGTTTGTGCACACCAGAGAGTGGAAAGTTGTGTAGTAGAAACATTAATTTGACCCCAAGAAGTGCTGGAGCTCCTGGATTGCAAGCTCCTATTGTGGAGCCTGCATTGCTAAGCCCAACATCTGTGCTTAGTGAAAGGCCCATTGAAGTTTATCCTGATACAAGAACTGCTGCTCCTGTTGTGCAAGAACCAAGTGTAAAGCCTGTATTGCCGAGCACAATACCTGTGCACAATGAATCTTCCACGGAG TGCGACAATATTCCTCCAATACACAGCCCTCAATACATAGCTCCTGCGCAACACGGTGCATTGTTGCAAGAAAGAAACTCAGGGGCATCAATTAACTGTAGCAGATCTTCAG GTACACCAGTAATTTTACATACGAAGCTGCACAAGAAGCATGATCAACCAGAAGCCCTCTGGAA gGGTAACTTTCATGTTACTGGAGAACTGATACATACTTGTGATGGACTTGAAGCCCATTTCCCTTTGGAAGTCTGTGTCAGAGTTTATGAAGCTTCAAAGAACATGCCTGAAATTTTAAACCTGGAGGCTATACCTCTTTCCCAGCTGTGGCCAAAACAATTCAAGATGGAACCCCCGGACGGGGGGGATATTGGACTATGGTTTGTGAGCAGTCATGAAAG atttattTATTACAGGCCTCACAGGAGTTTCGATCATCTTCTTGAAAAAGTTGCTTCACATACTGGTCTCTTGACCAAAGTTGGTGATACTGAATTGGCAATATTTTCATCGTTGTTGCTGTCACCAAACTATCAGA GAAAAAATGGTGAATTATATTTTTGGGGTGTTTTTGGGAAGCGTATCAGGAAGAAGCGGTGCCAACCCAGCAATCATATAAAAAATGTGAAGATCAGCAATCCCAGTCAGTCAAATGAAGACTCTTGTAACAAATATGAGGAGGTAGGCGCAAGATTGAATGTCACAAAAGGCAAAGGGACAGAGAATAATGAATCTGATATTGGCATAACATTGGGTGCAAGAGGCAATCCAACAGATGTCACAGAAAacaaagagagagggagggacaATTATGAGGGTATTGCCAAGTTATTGGATTTGACAGGGGGCAAGGAGACTGATAGAGTCAATGACTGCATGGCAGTGGTCGGAACTCCTGATTCAAACCCTGCATCCAGTTGTTCAGCTCCTGCTGCTTCTCTTCTTAACGGATGTTGCAGTCATGACTCTGCAAACAAGAGCATTTTTAGCTTAGAAG ATTCCGCATGCCAGCCTGCTTACAGATCTTCAGCTAGCTCAGACTTGATGCTGGACATACCCCCTGGATTTTCTCTTGATGTACCTCCTGGCGTCACGAAAGCTCACTGTCGGCTTCCGATCGAAGCTGCTGCTGTGTCTGGTGCCAATGCACCTCCCAGTCTGATATTGGACACTCCTCCAGGATTTCCTACAGATATTCCTCCTGGCTTTACTGAAGCTCATCGCCGACTACCTGCTGGACCAGCAACTCGTGCTTGTACCCCTGGCACTGAAAAGAAGCCCCTCATTAGGTTCTCTCTAAATGTTACAAGGCCTGTTAAAATGGAAGTTCCACCTGGATTTACTGCACTTCATGAAGTGAAAAAAGAGCCTGTGTTGCCTGCTGCTGATAAGGCCACAGAGAAACAAACACTATATTCTTTTGCATCTGCTGCATGTTCAATGGAAAAAGCTGGGAAAGAAGATGAAATGGAAATCATGGACAATGAG GTAAAAGTTGAACACGATGATAACTCAGAGGAGCGAGAGGTTCCAAAGATTAGGCGGCTTTCAGATCTGTACCGTGGGCCTTCGGACATAACTGAATTCCCCGAGCATGCATTCTTGCCCGACAAGTTTCAGGAGCAGGCCCCTAATAAACAGATGCATCAGAGAAAGAGAGGCAGGCGAGCATCACCAGAGCCTTCTCCAGCAGATAtcaccactggaaggccgaatGTGAATGGTCGAATTGCCTTGAATGACAGCGCAGGTCAAGGGAATGGTAAGGTGAGATGCGTCTGCGCATCCTCTGAAGGTCGCGCGGCTCTGCCTACCAGAGCGTCAGGTGATCATCCGGATAGCAAGAGCATTTCCTGTAGGTGCGTTGTATGCAGCGAAGAGTTCCCATCACAGTGA
- the LOC101776209 gene encoding uncharacterized protein LOC101776209 isoform X1: MEFAGAVSFVLLGTFHLVKIRFDPSTQIFPLNMYVIFNLPLCFGTHTLYPVLETAFHLICSTSQDTPWATCVDGSRNSAPSQYKQDPRLNQIRHANEATSRTKGIVEPDYSDKLKVPRFSGGTYSKPEARVKLIPVEDITYAKHKKPYGRTVGSAALQKRHCRRSVTPPPNSRKVSLVGSKSLTQSPKTSASSYDSCLPRKRPETAETRHPFARGHISSSVTPQITSLKDPASPSCKSSQPLSTNWNTDATPRNLDRMDGTKALARSSSSSILHSQGQSSQKLSAMVNPVSPSPKQMRAPHPSGDPVCTKAGPSSKSLCTPESGKLCSRNINLTPRSAGAPGLQAPIVEPALLSPTSVLSERPIEVYPDTRTAAPVVQEPSVKPVLPSTIPVHNESSTECDNIPPIHSPQYIAPAQHGALLQERNSGASINCSRSSAFCHNIGTPETGTPVILHTKLHKKHDQPEALWKGNFHVTGELIHTCDGLEAHFPLEVCVRVYEASKNMPEILNLEAIPLSQLWPKQFKMEPPDGGDIGLWFVSSHERFIYYRPHRSFDHLLEKVASHTGLLTKVGDTELAIFSSLLLSPNYQRKNGELYFWGVFGKRIRKKRCQPSNHIKNVKISNPSQSNEDSCNKYEEVGARLNVTKGKGTENNESDIGITLGARGNPTDVTENKERGRDNYEGIAKLLDLTGGKETDRVNDCMAVVGTPDSNPASSCSAPAASLLNGCCSHDSANKSIFSLEDSACQPAYRSSASSDLMLDIPPGFSLDVPPGVTKAHCRLPIEAAAVSGANAPPSLILDTPPGFPTDIPPGFTEAHRRLPAGPATRACTPGTEKKPLIRFSLNVTRPVKMEVPPGFTALHEVKKEPVLPAADKATEKQTLYSFASAACSMEKAGKEDEMEIMDNEVKVEHDDNSEEREVPKIRRLSDLYRGPSDITEFPEHAFLPDKFQEQAPNKQMHQRKRGRRASPEPSPADITTGRPNVNGRIALNDSAGQGNGKVRCVCASSEGRAALPTRASGDHPDSKSISCRCVVCSEEFPSQ, translated from the exons ATGGAATTTGCTGGTGCAGTATCGTTTGTCCTACTAGGTACTTTTCACCTCGTCAAAATTAGATTTGATCCTAGTACACAAATATTTCCTCTGAATATGTATGTTATCTTTAATCTTCCATTATGCTTCGGAACACATACACTCTATCCTGTACTTGAAACAGCTTTCCATTTGATTTGCTCTACTTCTCAGGACACACCTTGGGCAACATGTGTTGATGGTTCAAGAAACAGTGCCCCCTCTCAGTACAAACAAGATCCAAG ACTTAATCAAATTCGTCATGCTAATGAGGCAACGTCCAGAACCAAGGGAATTGTAGAACCAGACTATTCAGATAAGCTCAAGGTGCCTAGATTTTCTGGTGGTACATATTCAAAGCCTGAGGCAAGAGTGAAGTTGATTCCCGTGGAAGATATTACCTACGCAAAACATAAGAAGCCATACGGTAGAACTGTTGGCTCAGCTGCGTTACAGAAAAGACATTGCAGACGAAGTGTTACACCACCACCAAATTCACGTAAAGTATCTCTTGTGGGATCCAAATCACTCACTCAAAGTCCTAAGACATCAGCATCATCCTATGACTCGTGTTTACCCCGTAAAAGACCTGAGACAGCTGAAACTAGGCACCCATTTGCTAGGGGGCACATAAGTAGCTCTGTCACCCCCCAAATTACTTCTCTGAAGGACCCTGCATCGCCCAGTTGCAAATCTTCACAacctttgagtactaattggAATACTGATGCTACTCCTAGAAATCTAGACAGAATGGACGGTACAAAAGCACTTGCCAGGAGCTCCAGTTCGAGTATTTTGCATTCTCAAGGCCAGAGCAGCCAAAAACTATCAGCAATGGTAAATCCTGTGTCTCCTAGTCCCAAGCAAATGCGTGCTCCGCATCCAAGTGGGGATCCTGTGTGTACGAAGGCAGGACCTTCTTCTAAGAGTTTGTGCACACCAGAGAGTGGAAAGTTGTGTAGTAGAAACATTAATTTGACCCCAAGAAGTGCTGGAGCTCCTGGATTGCAAGCTCCTATTGTGGAGCCTGCATTGCTAAGCCCAACATCTGTGCTTAGTGAAAGGCCCATTGAAGTTTATCCTGATACAAGAACTGCTGCTCCTGTTGTGCAAGAACCAAGTGTAAAGCCTGTATTGCCGAGCACAATACCTGTGCACAATGAATCTTCCACGGAG TGCGACAATATTCCTCCAATACACAGCCCTCAATACATAGCTCCTGCGCAACACGGTGCATTGTTGCAAGAAAGAAACTCAGGGGCATCAATTAACTGTAGCAGATCTTCAG CATTTTGTCATAACATTGGTACTCCGGAAACAGGTACACCAGTAATTTTACATACGAAGCTGCACAAGAAGCATGATCAACCAGAAGCCCTCTGGAA gGGTAACTTTCATGTTACTGGAGAACTGATACATACTTGTGATGGACTTGAAGCCCATTTCCCTTTGGAAGTCTGTGTCAGAGTTTATGAAGCTTCAAAGAACATGCCTGAAATTTTAAACCTGGAGGCTATACCTCTTTCCCAGCTGTGGCCAAAACAATTCAAGATGGAACCCCCGGACGGGGGGGATATTGGACTATGGTTTGTGAGCAGTCATGAAAG atttattTATTACAGGCCTCACAGGAGTTTCGATCATCTTCTTGAAAAAGTTGCTTCACATACTGGTCTCTTGACCAAAGTTGGTGATACTGAATTGGCAATATTTTCATCGTTGTTGCTGTCACCAAACTATCAGA GAAAAAATGGTGAATTATATTTTTGGGGTGTTTTTGGGAAGCGTATCAGGAAGAAGCGGTGCCAACCCAGCAATCATATAAAAAATGTGAAGATCAGCAATCCCAGTCAGTCAAATGAAGACTCTTGTAACAAATATGAGGAGGTAGGCGCAAGATTGAATGTCACAAAAGGCAAAGGGACAGAGAATAATGAATCTGATATTGGCATAACATTGGGTGCAAGAGGCAATCCAACAGATGTCACAGAAAacaaagagagagggagggacaATTATGAGGGTATTGCCAAGTTATTGGATTTGACAGGGGGCAAGGAGACTGATAGAGTCAATGACTGCATGGCAGTGGTCGGAACTCCTGATTCAAACCCTGCATCCAGTTGTTCAGCTCCTGCTGCTTCTCTTCTTAACGGATGTTGCAGTCATGACTCTGCAAACAAGAGCATTTTTAGCTTAGAAG ATTCCGCATGCCAGCCTGCTTACAGATCTTCAGCTAGCTCAGACTTGATGCTGGACATACCCCCTGGATTTTCTCTTGATGTACCTCCTGGCGTCACGAAAGCTCACTGTCGGCTTCCGATCGAAGCTGCTGCTGTGTCTGGTGCCAATGCACCTCCCAGTCTGATATTGGACACTCCTCCAGGATTTCCTACAGATATTCCTCCTGGCTTTACTGAAGCTCATCGCCGACTACCTGCTGGACCAGCAACTCGTGCTTGTACCCCTGGCACTGAAAAGAAGCCCCTCATTAGGTTCTCTCTAAATGTTACAAGGCCTGTTAAAATGGAAGTTCCACCTGGATTTACTGCACTTCATGAAGTGAAAAAAGAGCCTGTGTTGCCTGCTGCTGATAAGGCCACAGAGAAACAAACACTATATTCTTTTGCATCTGCTGCATGTTCAATGGAAAAAGCTGGGAAAGAAGATGAAATGGAAATCATGGACAATGAG GTAAAAGTTGAACACGATGATAACTCAGAGGAGCGAGAGGTTCCAAAGATTAGGCGGCTTTCAGATCTGTACCGTGGGCCTTCGGACATAACTGAATTCCCCGAGCATGCATTCTTGCCCGACAAGTTTCAGGAGCAGGCCCCTAATAAACAGATGCATCAGAGAAAGAGAGGCAGGCGAGCATCACCAGAGCCTTCTCCAGCAGATAtcaccactggaaggccgaatGTGAATGGTCGAATTGCCTTGAATGACAGCGCAGGTCAAGGGAATGGTAAGGTGAGATGCGTCTGCGCATCCTCTGAAGGTCGCGCGGCTCTGCCTACCAGAGCGTCAGGTGATCATCCGGATAGCAAGAGCATTTCCTGTAGGTGCGTTGTATGCAGCGAAGAGTTCCCATCACAGTGA
- the LOC101776209 gene encoding uncharacterized protein LOC101776209 isoform X2, translating to MEFAGAVSFVLLGTFHLVKIRFDPSTQIFPLNMYVIFNLPLCFGTHTLYPVLETAFHLICSTSQDTPWATCVDGSRNSAPSQYKQDPRLNQIRHANEATSRTKGIVEPDYSDKLKVPRFSGGTYSKPEARVKLIPVEDITYAKHKKPYGRTVGSAALQKRHCRRSVTPPPNSRKVSLVGSKSLTQSPKTSASSYDSCLPRKRPETAETRHPFARGHISSSVTPQITSLKDPASPSCKSSQPLSTNWNTDATPRNLDRMDGTKALARSSSSSILHSQGQSSQKLSAMVNPVSPSPKQMRAPHPSGDPVCTKAGPSSKSLCTPESGKLCSRNINLTPRSAGAPGLQAPIVEPALLSPTSVLSERPIEVYPDTRTAAPVVQEPSVKPVLPSTIPVHNESSTECDNIPPIHSPQYIAPAQHGALLQERNSGASINCSRSSAFCHNIGTPETGTPVILHTKLHKKHDQPEALWKGNFHVTGELIHTCDGLEAHFPLEVCVRVYEASKNMPEILNLEAIPLSQLWPKQFKMEPPDGGDIGLWFVSSHERPHRSFDHLLEKVASHTGLLTKVGDTELAIFSSLLLSPNYQRKNGELYFWGVFGKRIRKKRCQPSNHIKNVKISNPSQSNEDSCNKYEEVGARLNVTKGKGTENNESDIGITLGARGNPTDVTENKERGRDNYEGIAKLLDLTGGKETDRVNDCMAVVGTPDSNPASSCSAPAASLLNGCCSHDSANKSIFSLEDSACQPAYRSSASSDLMLDIPPGFSLDVPPGVTKAHCRLPIEAAAVSGANAPPSLILDTPPGFPTDIPPGFTEAHRRLPAGPATRACTPGTEKKPLIRFSLNVTRPVKMEVPPGFTALHEVKKEPVLPAADKATEKQTLYSFASAACSMEKAGKEDEMEIMDNEVKVEHDDNSEEREVPKIRRLSDLYRGPSDITEFPEHAFLPDKFQEQAPNKQMHQRKRGRRASPEPSPADITTGRPNVNGRIALNDSAGQGNGKVRCVCASSEGRAALPTRASGDHPDSKSISCRCVVCSEEFPSQ from the exons ATGGAATTTGCTGGTGCAGTATCGTTTGTCCTACTAGGTACTTTTCACCTCGTCAAAATTAGATTTGATCCTAGTACACAAATATTTCCTCTGAATATGTATGTTATCTTTAATCTTCCATTATGCTTCGGAACACATACACTCTATCCTGTACTTGAAACAGCTTTCCATTTGATTTGCTCTACTTCTCAGGACACACCTTGGGCAACATGTGTTGATGGTTCAAGAAACAGTGCCCCCTCTCAGTACAAACAAGATCCAAG ACTTAATCAAATTCGTCATGCTAATGAGGCAACGTCCAGAACCAAGGGAATTGTAGAACCAGACTATTCAGATAAGCTCAAGGTGCCTAGATTTTCTGGTGGTACATATTCAAAGCCTGAGGCAAGAGTGAAGTTGATTCCCGTGGAAGATATTACCTACGCAAAACATAAGAAGCCATACGGTAGAACTGTTGGCTCAGCTGCGTTACAGAAAAGACATTGCAGACGAAGTGTTACACCACCACCAAATTCACGTAAAGTATCTCTTGTGGGATCCAAATCACTCACTCAAAGTCCTAAGACATCAGCATCATCCTATGACTCGTGTTTACCCCGTAAAAGACCTGAGACAGCTGAAACTAGGCACCCATTTGCTAGGGGGCACATAAGTAGCTCTGTCACCCCCCAAATTACTTCTCTGAAGGACCCTGCATCGCCCAGTTGCAAATCTTCACAacctttgagtactaattggAATACTGATGCTACTCCTAGAAATCTAGACAGAATGGACGGTACAAAAGCACTTGCCAGGAGCTCCAGTTCGAGTATTTTGCATTCTCAAGGCCAGAGCAGCCAAAAACTATCAGCAATGGTAAATCCTGTGTCTCCTAGTCCCAAGCAAATGCGTGCTCCGCATCCAAGTGGGGATCCTGTGTGTACGAAGGCAGGACCTTCTTCTAAGAGTTTGTGCACACCAGAGAGTGGAAAGTTGTGTAGTAGAAACATTAATTTGACCCCAAGAAGTGCTGGAGCTCCTGGATTGCAAGCTCCTATTGTGGAGCCTGCATTGCTAAGCCCAACATCTGTGCTTAGTGAAAGGCCCATTGAAGTTTATCCTGATACAAGAACTGCTGCTCCTGTTGTGCAAGAACCAAGTGTAAAGCCTGTATTGCCGAGCACAATACCTGTGCACAATGAATCTTCCACGGAG TGCGACAATATTCCTCCAATACACAGCCCTCAATACATAGCTCCTGCGCAACACGGTGCATTGTTGCAAGAAAGAAACTCAGGGGCATCAATTAACTGTAGCAGATCTTCAG CATTTTGTCATAACATTGGTACTCCGGAAACAGGTACACCAGTAATTTTACATACGAAGCTGCACAAGAAGCATGATCAACCAGAAGCCCTCTGGAA gGGTAACTTTCATGTTACTGGAGAACTGATACATACTTGTGATGGACTTGAAGCCCATTTCCCTTTGGAAGTCTGTGTCAGAGTTTATGAAGCTTCAAAGAACATGCCTGAAATTTTAAACCTGGAGGCTATACCTCTTTCCCAGCTGTGGCCAAAACAATTCAAGATGGAACCCCCGGACGGGGGGGATATTGGACTATGGTTTGTGAGCAGTCATGAAAG GCCTCACAGGAGTTTCGATCATCTTCTTGAAAAAGTTGCTTCACATACTGGTCTCTTGACCAAAGTTGGTGATACTGAATTGGCAATATTTTCATCGTTGTTGCTGTCACCAAACTATCAGA GAAAAAATGGTGAATTATATTTTTGGGGTGTTTTTGGGAAGCGTATCAGGAAGAAGCGGTGCCAACCCAGCAATCATATAAAAAATGTGAAGATCAGCAATCCCAGTCAGTCAAATGAAGACTCTTGTAACAAATATGAGGAGGTAGGCGCAAGATTGAATGTCACAAAAGGCAAAGGGACAGAGAATAATGAATCTGATATTGGCATAACATTGGGTGCAAGAGGCAATCCAACAGATGTCACAGAAAacaaagagagagggagggacaATTATGAGGGTATTGCCAAGTTATTGGATTTGACAGGGGGCAAGGAGACTGATAGAGTCAATGACTGCATGGCAGTGGTCGGAACTCCTGATTCAAACCCTGCATCCAGTTGTTCAGCTCCTGCTGCTTCTCTTCTTAACGGATGTTGCAGTCATGACTCTGCAAACAAGAGCATTTTTAGCTTAGAAG ATTCCGCATGCCAGCCTGCTTACAGATCTTCAGCTAGCTCAGACTTGATGCTGGACATACCCCCTGGATTTTCTCTTGATGTACCTCCTGGCGTCACGAAAGCTCACTGTCGGCTTCCGATCGAAGCTGCTGCTGTGTCTGGTGCCAATGCACCTCCCAGTCTGATATTGGACACTCCTCCAGGATTTCCTACAGATATTCCTCCTGGCTTTACTGAAGCTCATCGCCGACTACCTGCTGGACCAGCAACTCGTGCTTGTACCCCTGGCACTGAAAAGAAGCCCCTCATTAGGTTCTCTCTAAATGTTACAAGGCCTGTTAAAATGGAAGTTCCACCTGGATTTACTGCACTTCATGAAGTGAAAAAAGAGCCTGTGTTGCCTGCTGCTGATAAGGCCACAGAGAAACAAACACTATATTCTTTTGCATCTGCTGCATGTTCAATGGAAAAAGCTGGGAAAGAAGATGAAATGGAAATCATGGACAATGAG GTAAAAGTTGAACACGATGATAACTCAGAGGAGCGAGAGGTTCCAAAGATTAGGCGGCTTTCAGATCTGTACCGTGGGCCTTCGGACATAACTGAATTCCCCGAGCATGCATTCTTGCCCGACAAGTTTCAGGAGCAGGCCCCTAATAAACAGATGCATCAGAGAAAGAGAGGCAGGCGAGCATCACCAGAGCCTTCTCCAGCAGATAtcaccactggaaggccgaatGTGAATGGTCGAATTGCCTTGAATGACAGCGCAGGTCAAGGGAATGGTAAGGTGAGATGCGTCTGCGCATCCTCTGAAGGTCGCGCGGCTCTGCCTACCAGAGCGTCAGGTGATCATCCGGATAGCAAGAGCATTTCCTGTAGGTGCGTTGTATGCAGCGAAGAGTTCCCATCACAGTGA